The Chitinophaga flava genome has a segment encoding these proteins:
- a CDS encoding RagB/SusD family nutrient uptake outer membrane protein yields the protein MKKIYYCFFLLTAMLASCNKYLDVKPEDKFTEDQLYSTEAGFNTALNGIYLGLAANNLYGSELTLSTVEVLAQRFNVSGEHNYVNFANYKYEEANVKSRFDGIWTAAYKQILNINKVMAALDKHKGVVSEQKASLIKGECIGLRAMIHFDMLRLFGPVYATGKNLSSIPYNKTTTVLPQPLLPAANIIDTVLNDLAAAQQYLSADPVISKGVEEFVADGNDWYRKRNVRFNYYAVKALKARVLLYSGNKPSALAAAEEVIREAGKWFPWVMPADINSELVNPNRICSPEIFFALYNPDLYTNQKNIYASALKPQNILAPAGDKLTAVFEGLEGDYRYKSSWIMPSSGGKTYRTFFKYEDVLDTKKSFRFLQPLIRISEMYYIAAECTADKNMALQYLNTVRNARGLQNLSTNADVVTETTKEYRKEFFGEGQLFFYYKRIMTPKLVNGAATANDIVPNYVVPLPLSETNQRSN from the coding sequence ATGAAAAAGATCTATTACTGCTTCTTCTTGTTGACCGCTATGCTGGCATCCTGCAATAAATACCTGGATGTGAAACCGGAAGACAAGTTCACCGAAGATCAGCTGTATAGTACCGAAGCGGGATTTAATACCGCGCTGAATGGTATATATCTGGGACTGGCCGCCAACAATCTGTACGGCTCAGAGCTTACGCTCAGCACCGTGGAAGTGCTGGCACAACGTTTTAATGTAAGTGGAGAACATAACTATGTCAACTTTGCCAATTACAAATATGAAGAAGCCAATGTGAAGTCCAGGTTCGATGGTATCTGGACTGCCGCTTACAAGCAGATCCTGAATATCAACAAAGTGATGGCTGCCCTGGACAAGCACAAAGGAGTGGTATCTGAACAAAAGGCCAGCCTGATTAAAGGGGAGTGTATCGGACTGAGAGCGATGATCCATTTTGATATGCTCCGCCTGTTCGGACCGGTGTATGCTACCGGCAAAAACCTGTCATCTATTCCCTATAATAAAACAACGACTGTCCTGCCGCAGCCATTATTGCCCGCAGCCAATATCATTGACACCGTGCTCAACGACCTTGCTGCCGCACAGCAGTATCTGAGCGCTGATCCTGTGATCAGCAAAGGAGTAGAAGAGTTTGTGGCAGATGGAAATGACTGGTATCGTAAAAGAAATGTCCGCTTTAATTATTATGCGGTGAAGGCGCTGAAAGCCCGCGTATTGTTATACAGTGGCAACAAACCGTCCGCCCTGGCTGCTGCAGAGGAAGTGATCAGGGAAGCAGGGAAGTGGTTTCCATGGGTAATGCCTGCAGATATCAATTCGGAACTGGTAAATCCCAACAGGATCTGTTCTCCCGAAATATTTTTCGCGTTGTATAACCCCGACCTCTATACGAATCAGAAAAACATATATGCCTCAGCGTTAAAGCCACAGAATATCTTGGCTCCGGCCGGCGATAAGCTGACAGCTGTTTTCGAAGGGCTGGAAGGAGATTATCGGTATAAATCTTCCTGGATAATGCCTTCCAGCGGGGGTAAAACCTACCGTACTTTTTTTAAGTATGAAGATGTGCTGGATACCAAAAAATCATTTCGTTTTCTGCAGCCGCTGATCAGAATCTCCGAGATGTATTATATCGCTGCAGAATGTACTGCTGATAAAAACATGGCACTGCAATACCTGAATACGGTCAGGAATGCCCGGGGGCTGCAGAATCTTTCCACCAATGCGGATGTGGTTACCGAAACAACCAAGGAATACCGTAAGGAGTTTTTCGGAGAAGGTCAGCTTTTCTTCTACTATAAACGAATCATGACACCCAAACTGGTAAACGGTGCAGCCACTGCCAATGATATTGTGCCAAACTACGTTGTTCCGTTGCCGTTATCTGAAACCAACCAGCGTTCAAACTAA
- a CDS encoding DUF4843 domain-containing protein — MKAIHYLLGAVVLYALAACKKDTLDTWKGTDDIYFENSIVEDAKRQKSDSIDIFFIFAPASTTDSVLRIPVKTMGAPVPYDRTFKIGLDSSTAVAGKHFDALPEAFVMRANRIVDTVQVRLHRTPDMIAETFVLMLNLKPNEYFTTYMDRFMLNNSANSFRRCTSLRIRVNDVLSRPKTWWDYMFSTFSRKKFQLICSVTGYDPAKLAGQPPIADLSFLGKVTQRYLKDQAKAGNVIYEDDGSIMTMGVGAGNM; from the coding sequence ATGAAAGCTATTCATTACCTGCTGGGGGCTGTTGTACTGTATGCCCTGGCCGCCTGTAAAAAAGATACACTGGATACCTGGAAAGGTACTGATGATATCTATTTTGAAAATAGTATTGTGGAAGATGCCAAACGGCAGAAATCTGATAGCATCGATATTTTTTTCATCTTCGCGCCTGCGTCTACTACTGATTCGGTGCTGCGTATTCCGGTAAAAACAATGGGAGCCCCGGTGCCCTATGACCGTACGTTCAAAATAGGACTCGACTCTTCCACCGCTGTTGCAGGCAAACACTTCGATGCGCTGCCGGAGGCCTTTGTAATGCGGGCCAACAGAATAGTGGACACTGTTCAGGTACGCCTGCACCGCACCCCTGATATGATCGCAGAAACTTTTGTGCTCATGCTCAATCTCAAGCCCAACGAGTATTTCACTACCTATATGGACCGTTTTATGCTGAACAACAGTGCCAATAGTTTCAGAAGATGTACCAGCCTGCGTATCCGGGTCAACGACGTGCTTTCCCGCCCCAAAACCTGGTGGGATTACATGTTTAGCACTTTCAGCCGCAAAAAATTTCAACTGATCTGTTCTGTTACCGGATATGATCCTGCAAAGCTGGCAGGGCAACCACCCATTGCAGACCTCTCTTTCCTGGGAAAAGTGACCCAGCGTTACCTGAAAGACCAGGCCAAAGCGGGCAATGTGATTTATGAAGATGATGGTAGCATCATGACGATGGGCGTGGGAGCCGGCAACATGTAA
- a CDS encoding PKD-like family lipoprotein yields the protein MIAMAGCYKDEGNYDYQEINSVEISGIDSSYAVMQGDPLVIKPVLSFTKDQSGDTSKYSYEWLAIAKYGAGPYGERFQLANTRNLDIHIYLEPSKDYYVYYRVIDKATGVTFKYRFMLTVSIMTSKGMLILSEVNGKARLDMLSEYPKKYTMYTDVLTMLGSQVPRDGAPIEMGVVSTGYYLTTTAGTHKINTSNFGWQPANSIAYEFQTNMPDNMVAERLISYSGGALCLSDGNLYVYYQVSSIRYNVPVNYIGSEGKYFKVSKHISVGSSIMPTILYDETNHRFIRYQAPNAESNYMPDGGTLFNYQDPTKDLLYMTWNNYNNGMTFALLKDRATQQVMLARMNVTNTLLLQNSYGQVVAPDIEKATQFAVDPVNGYLFYSVGGRLYEYDQSLKTTKVMLDRPGEVISLLRSTSDGLVVCYYKQAGPAETGGTWEKYTVPPINGDLQLKESYGGFGRIVSYANKS from the coding sequence ATGATAGCCATGGCAGGCTGTTATAAGGATGAAGGCAATTACGATTACCAAGAAATAAATTCCGTTGAGATCAGTGGAATCGATAGCAGTTATGCCGTTATGCAGGGTGATCCGCTGGTGATAAAGCCGGTATTATCCTTTACAAAAGATCAATCCGGGGATACCAGTAAATACAGCTATGAATGGCTGGCCATCGCAAAATATGGCGCAGGTCCCTATGGAGAACGTTTTCAGCTGGCTAACACCCGCAACCTCGATATTCATATTTATCTGGAACCTTCCAAAGATTATTATGTATACTACAGGGTTATAGACAAGGCTACCGGAGTGACTTTTAAATACCGTTTTATGCTTACCGTTTCCATTATGACCTCCAAGGGTATGCTGATATTGAGTGAGGTAAACGGGAAAGCACGGCTGGACATGTTGTCAGAATATCCGAAGAAATACACTATGTACACAGATGTGCTCACTATGCTGGGATCGCAGGTGCCCAGGGATGGAGCGCCGATTGAAATGGGAGTGGTGTCTACAGGTTATTACCTTACTACCACGGCCGGTACGCATAAGATCAATACCTCCAATTTTGGATGGCAACCGGCCAACAGTATCGCTTACGAGTTTCAGACCAATATGCCCGACAATATGGTGGCAGAGCGTCTTATTTCGTATAGTGGCGGTGCGCTGTGTTTATCTGATGGCAACCTCTATGTATATTACCAGGTTTCCAGCATCCGCTACAATGTACCGGTCAACTACATCGGTAGTGAAGGGAAGTATTTCAAGGTGTCGAAACACATATCAGTAGGCAGTTCTATCATGCCTACCATCCTTTATGATGAAACCAACCATCGTTTCATCCGGTATCAGGCGCCCAATGCGGAAAGTAACTATATGCCCGACGGAGGCACGCTCTTTAACTATCAGGACCCGACCAAAGATCTGCTGTACATGACCTGGAACAACTATAACAACGGTATGACCTTCGCATTGCTGAAAGACAGGGCTACGCAGCAGGTGATGCTGGCCCGCATGAATGTGACCAATACCTTGCTGTTACAGAACAGTTATGGGCAGGTAGTGGCGCCGGATATTGAGAAGGCTACCCAGTTTGCAGTTGATCCTGTCAATGGCTACCTCTTCTACAGTGTGGGAGGTCGTTTATATGAATACGATCAGTCGCTGAAAACAACGAAGGTAATGCTGGACAGGCCGGGTGAAGTGATTTCCTTGCTGCGCAGCACATCTGATGGCCTGGTAGTATGTTATTATAAACAGGCGGGTCCGGCAGAAACAGGTGGCACCTGGGAGAAATACACTGTACCGCCGATCAATGGTGATCTGCAGCTGAAAGAGTCTTACGGCGGTTTTGGGAGGATCGTGAGTTACGCCAATAAGTCCTGA
- the dcd gene encoding dCTP deaminase: protein MILSDKRILEEIEKGTIIISPFDRKYLGTNSYDVHLGKYLATYKDRILDARKHNEIEHFEIPEEGYVLQPGTLYLGVTEEYTETHAHVPFLEGKSSTGRLGIDIHATAGKGDVGFCNTWTLEISCAQPVRIYAGMPIGQLIYFVVEGEVETMYNKKGNAKYNSRTIKPVESMMWRNDF, encoded by the coding sequence ATGATCCTGTCAGACAAACGGATATTGGAAGAAATTGAAAAAGGCACTATTATTATTTCGCCTTTTGACCGGAAGTATCTTGGTACCAACTCTTATGACGTGCACCTTGGCAAATATCTCGCCACCTACAAAGATCGAATTCTGGACGCACGCAAACACAATGAAATCGAGCATTTCGAAATACCGGAAGAAGGTTATGTGCTGCAACCCGGTACCCTTTATCTGGGTGTAACGGAAGAATACACTGAAACCCATGCACACGTACCTTTCCTGGAAGGCAAGTCCAGCACGGGCCGCCTCGGTATAGACATCCACGCTACCGCCGGCAAAGGCGATGTAGGCTTCTGCAACACCTGGACCCTGGAGATATCCTGCGCACAGCCCGTAAGGATTTACGCCGGTATGCCCATCGGCCAGCTGATCTATTTTGTAGTGGAAGGCGAAGTGGAAACGATGTATAACAAAAAAGGCAACGCCAAATACAATAGCCGCACCATCAAACCAGTGGAAAGCATGATGTGGCGCAACGACTTTTAA
- a CDS encoding 4'-phosphopantetheinyl transferase family protein translates to MPLIRTIQIDPETRLGVWSIEEPESFFRERVNISPEIHHPHKRLQHFAGRYLLVTLFPEFPIEKIQISGSRKPVLTCDSYHFSISHCGDHVAAIVSTKAAVGIDIEEVKDKIEKVSHKFLSPDERDFIDPTHALPHKTICWSAKEAMFKWYGLGSVDFKENLVLQPFVYQPMGFISANFVKPDSNTRLYLQYIIENGLCLAWTHPA, encoded by the coding sequence ATGCCATTAATACGTACCATACAAATTGATCCGGAAACCAGGTTGGGCGTGTGGAGCATCGAAGAGCCGGAAAGTTTCTTCCGGGAGCGGGTTAATATCAGCCCCGAGATCCATCACCCACACAAGAGATTACAACATTTTGCAGGCAGATATCTGCTGGTAACGCTTTTCCCTGAATTCCCCATAGAAAAGATTCAGATATCAGGGTCCCGTAAGCCGGTGCTGACCTGCGACAGCTATCATTTTTCCATCTCCCACTGTGGAGATCATGTGGCAGCTATCGTGAGCACCAAAGCGGCTGTAGGGATAGATATAGAAGAAGTGAAAGATAAGATAGAGAAGGTTTCTCATAAGTTCCTGTCTCCTGATGAACGGGATTTTATTGATCCCACACATGCATTACCCCATAAAACCATCTGCTGGAGCGCTAAGGAAGCAATGTTTAAATGGTACGGGCTGGGAAGTGTTGATTTTAAAGAGAATCTGGTGCTGCAACCCTTTGTCTATCAGCCGATGGGCTTTATCAGCGCTAATTTTGTGAAGCCGGATTCAAATACCCGGTTATATTTGCAATATATAATAGAGAATGGTCTGTGCCTGGCATGGACACATCCGGCGTGA
- a CDS encoding shikimate kinase, whose product MKIFLLGFMGAGKSYWGKQLADHWQLPYYDLDEVIVEAEEMAISDIFATKGEDYFREKESSLLRELSRQDNFLISCGGGTPCFQDNMDFMNEHGITIWINPSLEAMVERLQRKKHKRPLIQDLDDEDLLDFVEKKMAERRPFYEQSMHIISSDNISLDTFTKNIENA is encoded by the coding sequence ATGAAAATATTCTTGCTCGGCTTCATGGGAGCCGGAAAATCCTATTGGGGCAAACAATTGGCGGATCACTGGCAGTTGCCCTACTATGATCTGGACGAAGTGATCGTAGAGGCGGAAGAAATGGCTATCAGCGATATCTTTGCCACCAAAGGCGAAGATTATTTCCGGGAAAAGGAGAGCTCGTTGCTGCGTGAACTGTCCCGGCAGGACAATTTTCTGATCTCCTGCGGCGGCGGCACGCCCTGCTTTCAGGATAACATGGACTTCATGAACGAACACGGCATCACCATCTGGATCAACCCATCCCTCGAAGCAATGGTGGAAAGGCTGCAGCGAAAAAAACATAAACGGCCGCTGATCCAGGACCTCGATGATGAAGACTTACTCGACTTTGTGGAAAAAAAGATGGCGGAACGCAGACCATTTTATGAACAGTCCATGCATATAATTTCATCCGATAATATTTCATTGGATACCTTTACAAAAAATATCGAAAATGCATAA
- a CDS encoding DUF423 domain-containing protein, with amino-acid sequence MHKSFLVWAAALGALAVVLGAFGAHKLKELVPPETVSTFQTGVTYQFYHVFALLATGILFAHVPGTQLEWAGRCFIIGIFLFSGSLYALTMLKATGSVGLRGIGIITPIGGLVFIAGWISLLMGVLKIKA; translated from the coding sequence ATGCATAAAAGTTTTTTAGTATGGGCAGCTGCTTTGGGTGCACTGGCAGTGGTTTTAGGCGCTTTTGGCGCACATAAACTGAAAGAACTGGTACCCCCCGAAACAGTATCTACTTTCCAGACAGGCGTTACTTACCAGTTCTATCATGTATTCGCATTATTAGCTACCGGCATTCTCTTTGCTCATGTTCCGGGCACTCAACTGGAATGGGCCGGCAGATGTTTTATCATCGGCATCTTCCTGTTCTCCGGTTCCCTCTATGCACTCACCATGCTCAAAGCCACTGGTAGTGTAGGGTTGAGAGGCATCGGTATTATCACACCCATCGGAGGACTGGTGTTCATCGCAGGCTGGATTAGTCTGCTCATGGGAGTTTTGAAAATTAAAGCGTAA
- a CDS encoding alpha/beta hydrolase family protein, translating to MHKGLWLLWLSISLCTVAWAQQSKDITGKWYGVTKSYYGDKQRLTVVLEKEGDGYKGELRNPDDDEAITLDHIIYRQDTLLLRIDTIKFAYTGVWNEASKQFQGIFTWNGQQGEFNLSRREIRQSDIYKRPQEPKPPYPYYTDQVKFSNEHDHVSLAGTFTRPAEWGRYPVVVLLSGSGPQDRDDEMAGHKTFLVLADFLARNGIASLRFDDRGVGASGGAYEKSNIYDFAGDANAAITYLKTRKDVDPYTIGLLGHSEGAIIAQIAAANNKSVAFVVSMAGPGITGRQLVDQKVIMDGRMAGESDAEIKARVESLKPYWDALASDTNYVVAATRAKSALRDIYRASPEEIKKQVSEETFVNDIHFDRELSSILLYKPLDYLKQIKCPFMAINGTRDMQVEATTNLNAIERALRENGNMLVTIRKFDGLNHLFQRCKTCTVGEYGDLEQTIDPLVPEFIAHWILQLPPRAR from the coding sequence ATGCACAAAGGACTTTGGTTGCTGTGGTTGAGTATCAGCTTATGTACAGTAGCATGGGCGCAACAGTCAAAAGATATTACCGGTAAATGGTATGGAGTAACCAAATCCTACTATGGCGATAAACAACGCCTGACTGTAGTGTTGGAAAAAGAAGGAGATGGTTATAAGGGAGAATTACGTAATCCCGACGACGACGAAGCCATTACCCTGGATCATATCATTTATCGTCAGGATACCCTGCTGCTGCGCATAGATACTATCAAGTTTGCCTACACAGGTGTATGGAATGAAGCCAGCAAACAGTTTCAGGGGATATTCACCTGGAACGGGCAGCAGGGTGAGTTTAACCTGTCACGCAGGGAAATCAGACAGAGCGATATATACAAACGGCCACAGGAGCCAAAGCCGCCATATCCTTATTATACAGATCAGGTAAAGTTCTCCAACGAACATGACCATGTCTCCCTGGCCGGGACCTTTACCCGTCCGGCAGAGTGGGGGAGATACCCGGTGGTAGTACTGCTGAGTGGCTCCGGCCCTCAGGACCGCGATGATGAAATGGCAGGCCATAAAACCTTCCTGGTACTGGCCGACTTTCTGGCCCGCAACGGCATCGCCAGCCTGCGCTTCGATGACCGCGGAGTAGGCGCCTCCGGAGGAGCTTACGAAAAATCAAACATCTATGACTTTGCGGGGGATGCCAATGCCGCCATCACCTACCTCAAAACAAGAAAAGACGTAGATCCGTATACGATAGGTCTCCTCGGACATAGTGAAGGCGCTATCATCGCACAAATTGCTGCAGCCAACAATAAATCAGTCGCTTTTGTAGTTTCAATGGCAGGTCCGGGTATTACCGGCAGACAACTGGTAGACCAGAAAGTAATCATGGACGGCAGAATGGCCGGAGAATCCGACGCTGAAATAAAAGCCCGCGTGGAAAGTCTTAAGCCTTACTGGGATGCACTGGCCAGCGATACCAACTACGTGGTGGCCGCTACCAGAGCAAAGTCCGCACTCCGGGATATCTACCGCGCTTCACCGGAAGAAATAAAAAAGCAGGTGTCGGAAGAAACATTCGTGAATGATATACATTTTGATCGGGAACTGTCATCAATACTATTATATAAGCCACTGGATTACCTGAAACAGATCAAATGCCCGTTCATGGCCATTAACGGTACAAGAGACATGCAGGTAGAAGCCACCACCAATCTGAATGCCATAGAACGCGCACTGCGTGAAAATGGGAATATGCTGGTCACCATCCGGAAATTCGACGGATTAAATCATTTGTTCCAGCGCTGTAAAACATGCACCGTAGGAGAATATGGTGACCTGGAACAGACCATTGATCCCCTGGTACCGGAATTTATTGCGCACTGGATACTGCAGCTGCCACCCCGGGCCAGGTAA
- a CDS encoding FtsK/SpoIIIE family DNA translocase, translating into MSKNKLKTEKPESKKPKAPAPNPDVLKKDKEPEVKVKELVKDERTHKVMGVFFLLLSVYCFIAFTSYLFTWEDDQDKVFRYSTKELLIGDVKVDNLLGRLGAYVSHNFFYNGVGIAAYLFCYFFFIIGVNFIVGRRVFRVWRNVKYIIFGLLFISMSMAFVANGADFPWGGALGNALDKWTSGFVGKTGTALLLLVAGFSWLIWKFNFNFKWPEKKVKPPKPAPVAPVVATSPVPATPAANMQATAPVPEPARGNSLKGNVSMAPQLQEEEEEVEEIPMQLIEKEVEPVMPAHVPYMPPVAPTPPPQPPVAKMPAPPEPEMIEEEEEEEEDPGPLLYVEEVLEEAPAPPKKRNQPEEVAFEIKETFKDEEDDTEELATVRPTVPVDPYDPSLDLRDYRYPGLDLLENHNADKIIVQDTGELEKNKNQIIDTLKNYDISIQKISATVGPTVTLYEIVPAAGVRISRIKNLEDDIALSLSALGIRIIAPIPGKGTIGIEVPNVKKSIVSLKNLLASEKFQSSTMDLPIALGKKIDNENFIADLAKMPHLLMAGATGQGKSVGINTLLVSLLYKKHPSQLKFVLVDPKKVELSLYKLIEKHFLAKLPGEDDAIITDTKKVIHTLNALCIEMDLRYDLLKEAGTRNIREYNAKFTQRRLNPQKGHRYLPFIVLVVDEFADLIMTAGKEVEMPIARLAQLARAVGIHLIIATQRPSVNIITGTIKANFPARVAFKVSSKIDSRTILDIGGAEQLIGQGDMLVSFNGELVRLQCAFVDTPEVESVAEFIGHQKGYPDAFLLPEYVDDKDTDGKELSLADRDPLFEEAAQVIVQNQQGSTSLLQRRMKLGYNRAGRLMDQLEAAGIVGPNMGSKARDVLVKTESELQEILNDLL; encoded by the coding sequence ATGTCCAAGAATAAACTGAAAACCGAAAAACCGGAAAGCAAAAAGCCAAAGGCTCCCGCCCCCAATCCTGATGTGCTGAAGAAAGACAAGGAGCCTGAGGTGAAAGTAAAAGAACTCGTTAAAGATGAACGCACCCATAAAGTTATGGGCGTGTTCTTCCTGCTGCTGTCTGTCTATTGCTTCATTGCCTTCACCTCCTATCTGTTCACCTGGGAAGATGACCAGGACAAGGTATTCCGCTATTCCACCAAAGAACTCCTCATCGGAGATGTGAAAGTGGATAACCTGCTGGGCCGTCTTGGAGCCTACGTGTCACACAACTTCTTTTACAATGGGGTGGGCATTGCAGCCTACCTGTTTTGTTATTTCTTTTTTATCATAGGAGTTAATTTTATTGTAGGCCGCCGTGTTTTCCGCGTTTGGCGCAATGTCAAATACATCATCTTTGGGCTTCTGTTTATCAGCATGTCCATGGCTTTTGTGGCCAACGGGGCCGATTTCCCATGGGGTGGAGCACTGGGCAATGCCCTCGATAAATGGACTTCCGGCTTTGTTGGTAAAACAGGTACCGCATTACTCTTGTTGGTAGCCGGTTTCTCCTGGCTCATCTGGAAATTTAACTTCAACTTTAAATGGCCGGAGAAAAAAGTAAAACCGCCTAAACCCGCACCGGTAGCCCCTGTAGTGGCAACCAGTCCCGTGCCGGCTACGCCAGCTGCCAACATGCAGGCAACAGCTCCGGTACCGGAACCCGCCAGAGGCAACAGCCTGAAAGGCAACGTATCAATGGCCCCGCAACTGCAGGAGGAAGAAGAAGAAGTTGAAGAGATTCCCATGCAGCTGATTGAGAAGGAGGTAGAACCGGTAATGCCTGCACACGTGCCCTATATGCCCCCGGTAGCGCCAACACCGCCACCACAGCCGCCGGTGGCTAAAATGCCCGCACCTCCGGAACCGGAAATGATAGAAGAAGAAGAGGAGGAAGAAGAAGACCCGGGCCCGCTTCTGTATGTGGAAGAAGTGCTGGAAGAAGCACCAGCACCGCCTAAAAAAAGAAATCAGCCCGAAGAAGTGGCATTTGAGATAAAGGAAACATTTAAGGATGAAGAGGACGATACAGAAGAGCTGGCAACAGTGCGCCCCACTGTGCCTGTAGATCCTTATGATCCTTCCCTGGATCTGCGCGACTACCGCTATCCGGGCCTCGATCTGCTCGAAAATCACAACGCTGATAAAATCATAGTCCAGGATACCGGTGAGCTGGAGAAAAACAAAAACCAGATCATCGATACCCTCAAAAACTACGATATTTCTATCCAGAAAATCAGCGCCACGGTAGGTCCTACCGTTACGTTGTACGAGATTGTGCCTGCCGCCGGCGTGCGTATCTCCCGTATCAAAAACCTGGAAGATGATATCGCGCTGAGCCTGTCGGCTCTGGGTATCCGTATCATTGCGCCCATTCCGGGTAAAGGTACCATCGGTATTGAAGTACCCAATGTCAAAAAGAGTATTGTATCCCTTAAAAATCTGCTGGCATCCGAGAAATTCCAGTCCAGTACCATGGACCTGCCCATAGCACTGGGTAAAAAAATCGACAACGAAAACTTTATTGCTGACCTGGCTAAAATGCCTCACCTGCTGATGGCGGGTGCTACCGGTCAGGGTAAATCAGTAGGTATCAATACCTTGCTGGTATCGCTGTTGTATAAAAAACATCCTTCCCAGCTGAAGTTTGTGCTGGTAGACCCTAAAAAGGTAGAGCTGTCGCTGTATAAGCTGATAGAAAAGCACTTTCTGGCCAAACTGCCCGGAGAAGATGATGCCATTATCACTGATACCAAAAAGGTGATCCATACGCTCAATGCGCTGTGTATTGAGATGGACCTGCGTTACGATCTGCTGAAGGAAGCGGGCACCCGTAATATCCGGGAGTATAATGCCAAGTTCACCCAGCGCAGGCTCAATCCGCAGAAGGGCCATCGTTACCTGCCCTTCATTGTACTGGTGGTTGATGAGTTTGCCGATCTGATCATGACAGCCGGCAAGGAAGTGGAAATGCCGATTGCCCGTCTGGCCCAGCTGGCGCGTGCGGTAGGTATCCACCTGATCATTGCTACCCAGCGTCCGTCTGTGAATATCATTACTGGTACTATTAAAGCCAACTTCCCGGCTCGTGTGGCCTTTAAGGTGTCTTCCAAAATAGACTCCCGCACCATCCTGGATATCGGCGGCGCCGAGCAGCTGATAGGACAAGGGGACATGCTGGTGTCTTTCAACGGGGAGCTGGTCCGACTGCAGTGCGCCTTTGTGGATACACCGGAGGTGGAAAGTGTGGCCGAATTTATCGGACATCAGAAAGGCTACCCCGATGCTTTCCTGCTGCCGGAATATGTAGATGATAAAGATACTGATGGTAAGGAGCTGAGCCTTGCTGACAGAGATCCGTTGTTTGAAGAAGCAGCCCAGGTGATCGTTCAAAACCAGCAGGGATCGACGTCTTTGCTGCAACGGAGAATGAAGCTGGGATATAACAGGGCGGGTCGTTTGATGGACCAGCTGGAGGCGGCTGGTATCGTAGGGCCCAATATGGGTTCCAAAGCGAGGGATGTATTGGTGAAGACAGAATCCGAACTACAGGAAATCCTTAACGATTTGTTATAA
- a CDS encoding LolA family protein produces MKKFVLTGLLLSGIVFSGMAQSKAANDPKAKTVLDGVSNKFKSLKSVVANFVLRVEGAKNGVNDSKKGTVYLKGAKYKVTLPGQEIISDNKTSWTYAKDVNEVTINNVDQSSGAMTPAKLFTNFYDKDYLYRLDGETNEKGKVLQNIELTPTDKSKNIFKVIVSVDKKNQSIAKMKVFEKNGNHYTYEITSFTPNANVTDATFTFDAKKYPGVEVVDLR; encoded by the coding sequence ATGAAGAAATTTGTATTGACAGGATTATTGTTAAGTGGTATCGTTTTCAGCGGCATGGCCCAGTCTAAGGCAGCCAACGATCCGAAAGCCAAAACAGTCCTGGATGGCGTAAGCAATAAATTCAAATCTTTAAAAAGCGTAGTTGCGAATTTCGTCCTCAGAGTGGAAGGAGCCAAGAATGGCGTAAACGACTCCAAAAAGGGCACCGTTTACCTGAAAGGAGCCAAATATAAAGTGACCCTGCCCGGCCAGGAAATCATCAGCGATAACAAAACCTCCTGGACATATGCCAAGGATGTGAATGAAGTGACTATCAACAATGTAGACCAGAGCAGCGGCGCTATGACTCCTGCCAAGCTCTTCACCAACTTCTACGATAAAGACTATCTGTACCGCCTGGATGGAGAAACCAATGAAAAAGGTAAGGTGCTGCAAAATATAGAGCTGACGCCTACAGATAAGTCCAAGAATATTTTTAAGGTAATCGTTTCCGTAGACAAAAAGAACCAGAGCATCGCCAAGATGAAGGTGTTCGAGAAAAACGGTAACCACTATACATACGAAATCACCAGCTTTACGCCTAATGCCAATGTAACGGATGCAACCTTTACATTTGATGCTAAAAAATATCCTGGTGTAGAAGTAGTGGATCTGAGATAA